From Penicillium psychrofluorescens genome assembly, chromosome: 1, one genomic window encodes:
- a CDS encoding uncharacterized protein (ID:PFLUO_000971-T1.cds;~source:funannotate), which translates to MDPSQVKIPPMKDLTAENITENVITINSLCEDERMKYVLERLVTHLHDFARETRLSSDEWMTGLQFLTEVGQICTDVRQEFILLSDVLGLSILVDSIDHPKPAGSTEGTVLGPFHTHDAEEMPAGESLSHDPAGEPLLVVCTLRDTEGRPIENVKIDIWETDSSGHYDVQYAGREEPDGRCIMRSDKEGIFWFKAITPVPYPIPHDGPVGRLLKKLHRHPYRPSHMHFMFEKEGYDHLITALYLRNDPYETSDAVFGVKDSLTVDIGKAGPEIASKYGVPEGHALLTYDFVLVSDAETFDLRAKNSIVALDKLGRKVKIVNGLPVPDLD; encoded by the exons ATGGATCCCTCGCAGGTTAAGATCCCGCCGATGAAAGATCTCACGGCGGAGAACATCACCGAGAAtgtcatcaccatcaactCGCTCTGCGAGGACGAGCGCATGAAATACGTCCTCGAGCGCCTCGTCACGCACCTGCACGACTTTGCGCGCGAGACCCGCCTCAGCAGCGACGAGTGGATGACCGGGTTGCAGTTTTTGACGGAGGTGGGACAGATTTGCACAGATGTGCGCCAG GAattcatcctcctctccgACGTCCTCGGCCTCTCCATCCTGGTCGACTCAATCGACCACCCCAAACCCGCGGGCTCCACGGAAGGCACCGTGCTCGGCCCATTCCACACCCACGACGCCGAAGAGATGCCCGCCGGCGAGTCGCTGTCCCATGATCCCGCCGGCGAGCCCCTGCTGGTCGTGTGCACTTTGCGCGACACAGAGGGGCGGCCCATCGAGAACGTCAAGATCGATATCTGGGAGACGGACTCCTCGGGCCATTACGATGTGCAGTATGCGGGGCGTGAGGAACCCGATGGGCGCTGTATTATGCGCTCGGATAAAGAGGGTATCTTCTGGTTCAAGGCTATTACCCCCGTGCCCTATCCGATCCCCCACGATGGGCCTGTGgggaggttgttgaagaagttgCATCGCCATCCGTATAGGCCGAGCCACATGCATTTTATgtttgagaaggaggggTATGATCATTTGATTAC CGCGCTCTACCTGCGTAACGACCCCTATGAAACCTCCGACGCGGTCTTCGGAGTCAAGGACTCCCTCACCGTGGACATCGGCAAGGCGGGCCCGGAGATCGCGAGCAAGTACGGCGTGCCGGAGGGCCATGCCTTGCTCACGTACGACTTTGTGCTTGTTTCTGATGCGGAGACGTTTGACTTGCGCGCGAAGAACTCGATCGTTGCGCTGGATAAGCTGGGACGGAAGGTGAAGATTGTTAATGGGTTGCCTGTGCCGGATTTGGATTGA
- a CDS encoding uncharacterized protein (ID:PFLUO_000972-T1.cds;~source:funannotate): protein MRLTHLILPLAAVAPLCSAFVVPDEKVLGQLRLEKQQSEQNAAELGVSSHGVDVEESDIDSDPLWALAMMNDEHDRGLHAVDSYSYITAPEDRVYTTQEDGEDGDDGDDSDSDDDSDDDSDEDEDDDDDDDGEHRAPHHRPHCPGSALCPAKLTIWQLLSESRQTTRLADMLSPDTKLVTLLNSTSANHTVFAPTNRALARLLPRKKGGAKQPSRKFLNRLLRYHVIPGRVGVEELVAAGLQTLPTLFNESALGKNLPQRVVVSRGFEGEAVLNWGGTIVAGDILELSPETFSTFALGLSKTGLVKNLANKKKKSHKNGRGGTTFVPTNDAFKRLGRRANAFLFSNQGEHCLRALLQYHLVNNQTLYSDVLYTSTGVVEVFSSKANVGKGVHVVLPTRLGNRTISVDLKYRHHGDVVMRVNGFERVVELDRIARDGVVHVLDRVLIPPKMVGGKEEEASEDSGEMSPEELEERLLGQYGVEAEQERIHAEL from the exons ATGCGGTTAACTCACCTCATCCTCCCATTAGCGGCCGTGGCACCGCTATGCTCTGCATTTGTGGTTCCGGATGAAAAGGTGCTCGGCCAGCTCCGcttggagaagcagcagtcGGAACAAAATGCTGCAGAGCTGGGTGTTTCTTCTCATGGTGTGGATGTCGAGGAGAGTGATATTGATAGTGATCCGTTGTGGGCTCTTGCCATGATGAACGATGAGCATGACCGCGGCTTGCATGCTGTGGATTCTTATTCTTATATCACCGCTCCGGAAGACAGGGTGTATACTACCCAGGAAGAtggggaggatggtgatgatggtgatgatagtgacagcgacgatgacagcgacgatgacagcgatgaggatgaggacgacgacgacgacgatgatggagAGCACAGAGCCCCCCATCACCGTCCTCACTGCCCAGGCTCAGCTCTCTGCCCTGCAAAGCTCACAATCTGGCAACTCCTCAGCGAATCCCGCCAAACAACCCGCCTAGCCGACATGCTCTCGCCGGACACCAAGCTCGTCACGCTCCTCAACAGCACGTCGGCGAACCACACAGTCTTCGCGCCGACAAACCGCGCCCTCGCCCGTCTGCTGCCACGCAAAAAGGGAGGAGCCAAGCAGCCCTCGCGCAAGTTCCTGAACCGGTTGCTGCGGTACCACGTTATTCCCGGCAGAGTCGGTGTTGAAGAgctggttgctgctgggtTGCAAACGCTGCCGACGCTGTTTAATGAGTCTGCGCTTGGGAAGAACTTGCCGCAGAGGGTTGTTGTCTCCAGGGGGTTTGAGGGGGAGGCGGTTCTCAATTGGGGAGGGACGATTGTTGCTGGTGATATT CTCGAGCTATCCCCCGAAACATTCAGCACATTCGCACTCGGCCTCTCCAAAACCGGCCTAGTCAAGAACCTGgccaacaagaaaaagaagagtCACAAAAACGGCCGAGGTGGAACGACCTTCGTGCCCACGAACGACGCATTCAAGCGTCTAGGCCGGCGCGCGAATGCATTCCTGTTCTCGAATCAGGGAGAACACTGTCTCCGTGCGCTGCTGCAGTATCACCTTGTGAACAATCAGACGCTTTATTCTGATGTGTTGTATACATCCACCGGTGTGGTGGAGGTGTTCAGCTCCAAAGCGAATGTGGGGAAGGGGGTTCATGTTGTTTTGCCGACGAGGTTGGGGAATCGGACTATTAGTGTTGATCTTAAGTATAGACACCATGGGGATGTTGTGATGCGGGTGAATGGGTTTGAGAGGGTTGTGGAGTTGGATCGGATTGCGAGGGATGGGGTTGTGCATGTTCTGGATCGGGTCTTGATTCCGCCTAAGATGGtgggtgggaaggaagaggaggcgagTGAGGACTCGGGGGAGATGAGTCCtgaggagttggaggagaggCTGCTAGGACAGTACGGGGTTGAAGCAGAGCAAGAGAGGATTCATGCTGAGCTGTGA
- a CDS encoding uncharacterized protein (ID:PFLUO_000973-T1.cds;~source:funannotate), with protein MASTGKPPLDDSRRTTGSPKMKTRGEIGWMNHLEGVGDAANKKRFNVDSPSFTPSLLSGNGASTPKKSTISPKAANAAPFQPRTAASPRQETATPDWTVADVQEFVPQGFDVAPLQGNGNGGIPASNAFDPFVSASTPLGTPGAVGVPTNPYSHDPAAALGGTAFFGNQTGFQQPVQYHLYAPIGPHSQSTLGYQRNVHDLFLPSDFREELQKKAAATLQTLPNTQLPSQVDYFHSLVPLDLTHQKNAATFGYPSWVYKAQSSKDGNFYALRRLEGFRLTNEKAIRSVQAWKRVCNGSVVTLHDAFTSRSFQDSSLIFVTDYHPLSKTLAEQHLGAGQRFQNRPNTHIPEQVIWGYMTQIANAVKSIHTNGLAARVLEPSKVLLSGKNRIRLNACGVLDVVQFDSQRTVADLQRQDLVNFGQLIVALGANQPNMMHSPTKAMEHFTRAYSPQLKNSVFWLLNGLQKDQDRTIDVFITGISSQLMSTFDSALHLDDQLTSDLSRELENGRLVRLMTKLNFVNERPEYEHDRQWSETGERYFLKIFRDYVFHQVDAQGDPVVDLGHVLACLNKLDAGTDEKITLISRDEQNCFIVSYKEIKKALESSFQSLMKPARRMH; from the exons ATGGCGTCCACCGGGAAGCCGCCGCTGGATGACTCGCGTCGCACCACGGGATCGCCCAAGATGAAGACACGAGGTGAGATTGGATGGATGAACCATCTGGAAGGCGTGGGAGA TGCGGCGAACAAGAAACGATTCAACGTGGACTCGCCTAGTTTCACCCCGTCGCTGTTGTCGGGCAATGGCGCGTCTACCCCCAAGAAGTCTACCATCTCGCCCAAAGCCGCCAACGCCGCTCCATTCCAGCCGCGCACTGCAGCATCCC CGAGACAGGAAACTGCGACGCCCGACTGGACTGTGGCCGATGTGCAGGAGTTTGTACCGCAGGGATTTGATGTG GCTCCTCTCCAGGGTAACGGTAATGGAGGTATCCCTGCCTCGAACGCCTTCGATCCGTTCGTCAGCGCCTCGACTCCGTTAGGCACTCCAGGTGCTGTGGGCGTGCCGACCAACCCCTACTCTCACGATCCTGCCGCCGCTTTAGGGGGGACCGCTTTCTTCGGGAACCAGACTGGCTTCCAGCAACCA GTCCAGTACCATCTCTATGCCCCGATTGGCCCTCACAGCCAGAGCACCCTTGGCTACCAGCGGAATGTCCacgatctcttcctccccaGTGACTTCCGCGAAGAActccagaagaaggctgctgccaCCTTGCAAACCCTACCCA ACACACAACTGCCTTCCCAAGTCGATTATTTCCATTCCCTTGTGCCCTTGGATCTCACTCACCAGAAGAACGCGGCGACGTTCGGCTACCCCAGCTGGGTGTACAAAGCACAGTCCAGCAAAGATGGGAACTTTTATGCTCTACGACGACTAGAAG GTTTCCGCTTGACCAACGAAAAGGCCATCCGATCTGTCCAAGCGTGGAAGCGGGTGTGCAACGGCAGCGTGGTTACTCTGCATGATGCATTTACCAGCCGAAGCTTCCAAGACAGCTCGTTGATATTTGTGACGGACTATCATCCGCTGTCCAAAACGCTTGCCGAGCAGCATCTGGGCGCTGGTCAGCGGTTCCAAAACCGGCCAAACACCCATATCCCTGAGCAGGTGATTTGGGGCTACATGACTCAGATTGCGAACGCTGTCAAATCGATCCACACCAACGGACTTGCGGCACGAGTCCTCGAACCGAGCAAGGTTTTGTTGAGCGGCAAAAACCGCATTCGTCTGAACGCTTGTGGCGTTCTGGATGTGGTGCAGTTCGACTCGCAGCGGACGGTGGCCGATCTGCAGCGGCAGGATCTGGTCAATTTCGGGCAATTGATTGTGGCCCTCGGTGCCAACCAGCCGAACATGATGCACAGCCCgaccaaggccatggagcATTTTACCCGGGCGTATAGCCCACAACTGAAGAATTCGGTCTTCTGGCTGTTGAATGGACTTCAGAAGGACCAGGATCGGACGATCGATGTGTTTATCACGGGAATTTCGTCCCAGCTGATGTCGACCTTTGACTCGGCACTCCATCTGGACGACCAGCTCACATCGGATCTCAGCCGCGAACTCGAGAACGGGCGTCTGGTGCGTCTGATGACCAAGCTGAACTTTGTCAACGAGCGGCCAGAATACGAACATGACCGGCAGTGGTCGGAGACCGGCGAGCGATATTTCCTCAAGATCTTCCGGGATTACGTCTTCCATCAAGTGGATGCTCAGGGCGATCCGGTGGTCGATCTGGGGCATGTGTTGGCCTGTCTGAACAAGCTGGACGCGGGCACCGATGAGAAGATTACTCTGATCAGCCGGGACGAGCAGAATTGCTTTATTGTCAGCTacaaggagatcaagaaggcgCTCGAGTCATCCTTCCAGTCGCTGATGAAGCCGGCGCGGCGAATGCACTAA